A window from Kluyveromyces lactis strain NRRL Y-1140 chromosome E complete sequence encodes these proteins:
- the BTS1 gene encoding farnesyltranstransferase (similar to uniprot|Q12051 Saccharomyces cerevisiae YPL069C BTS1 Geranylgeranyl diphosphate synthase increases the intracellular pool of geranylgeranyl diphosphate suppressor of bet2 mutation that causes defective geranylgeranylation of small GTP-binding proteins that mediate vesicular traffic) has product MSHTMDSLDQIIYNDTLQTTKPVTEPFEYLLKQQGKRVRTLLIEEFGKLYEVPKPSIDAVSAFIDELHTASLLIDDIEDNAELRRGHVAAHKKYGIWTTLNSAQCAVYVSISKLLAKEHEPSLPSIINDELIRLHVGQGQDIYWRDDGIVPSVNEYYEMAKNKTGGLFRLMVRLLHALSKKELAQKYDLIPLANAAGILYQIRDDYLNLFSKTMFEQKGFADDLTEGKFSFPIIHAIASSRNEGDNDDYVLKTVLSRPSEIRTKEKLLSYLEHQTKSGEYTRQVIQTLAQKVTTELVPKELSSVKDILSKLSQLD; this is encoded by the coding sequence ATGTCACATACCATGGATTCTTTGGATCAGATTATTTACAATGATACATTACAGACAACGAAACCAGTTACAGAGCCATTTGAGTACTTGTTAAAGCAACAGGGGAAGCGGGTGAGGACACTTCTAATCGAAGAGTTTGGTAAATTATATGAGGTACCGAAACCGTCTATAGATGCCGTTAGCGCCTTCATCGATGAGCTTCATACCGCCAGCTTATTAATAGATGACATAGAGGATAATGCAGAGCTCAGAAGGGGTCATGTAGCAGCTCATAAAAAATATGGTATCTGGACCACTTTGAACAGTGCTCAATGCGCAGTTTATGTTTCTATTTCGAAGTTGTTGGCTAAAGAGCATGAACCATCTTTGCCATCAATTATCAACGACGAACTAATACGGCTTCATGTGGGACAAGGTCAGGATATATACTGGAGAGATGATGGGATTGTTCCTAGTGTGAACGAGTACTATGAGATGGCTAAGAACAAAACTGGAGGATTATTTAGGTTAATGGTGAGACTTTTACATGCCTTGTCGAAAAAAGAGCTTGCACAGAAATATGATCTTATACCGTTAGCTAATGCAGCTGGGATCTTGTATCAAATACGAGATGACTATTTAAATCTATTCTCCAAGACAATGTTTGAACAGAAGGGATTCGCTGATGATCTAACCGAGGGGAAATTTTCCTTCCCAATAATTCATGCCATAGCTAGTTCAAGGAATGAAGGTGATAACGATGATTATGTCCTTAAAACAGTTTTATCAAGGCCTTCAGAGATTCGTACTAAAGAGAAATTGCTCAGTTATTTGGAGCACCAGACAAAGTCTGGTGAATATACCAGACAGGTTATCCAAACTCTTGCACAAAAAGTTACTACTGAATTGGTTCCAAAGGAGCTTTCTTCAGTTAAAGATATATTGTCGAAACTCTCCCAGTTAGACTAA
- the MUK1 gene encoding guanine nucleotide exchange factor MUK1 (weakly similar to uniprot|Q02866 Saccharomyces cerevisiae YPL070W MUK1 Protein of unknown function localized to the cytoplasm computational analysis of large-scale protein-protein interaction data suggests a possible role in transcriptional regulation) — protein MFHTPPFSNASFDTKQSITESYRDSLNSTISNNSDAKKPNVMLQTASTSAPPSPELPIESSESNDDLIPIASIPDELMKLIDLFIDDLKQPKYSRPLMITQLSQIFQRFYERFDRSCQQHFNALASPGSVNVMLNARETRNSGLSSIFNRSRSSSFRNSSIRTRTRTNSEQNYQQLLTPEEISHQIKLQEANNIKTDQIMDLCECEIFKKILQVGTCVPNHPTRQAKSTSSNEWKMTSLFRNNPEFIEFDKMLNTKLNTMKELSSSRILDLPAFLALELKHKERLDMVGLLFDKMLHENVSPCDKVHCLIVLHDKLLALDQNNADEILPSMIYLLITNPRKELFLNLQFIKLFRFHRRLKEKELYVTTNFEAAISFIDSLTTKDIITYCQHTDELKLPHLESISEQVKLPLATEESFIPDFKRSNSLSDLISVGNVIDSGFRNLMGRIKTYTPPPPPPPPHVAQIQVPLPSIEVTEGPATDWRRYKDYKFEDLKVSDMQSIFDIYRDLANKNK, from the coding sequence ATGTTCCATACTCCCCCATTTTCTAATGCTTCTTTCGATACTAAACAATCCATCACTGAATCTTATCGCGATAGTTTGAATTCGACGATTTCCAATAATAGCGATGCAAAGAAACCGAATGTCATGCTTCAAACTGCCAGCACATCGGCACCTCCATCACCAGAACTACCAATAGAATCTTCAGAATCcaatgatgatttgattccCATTGCTAGTATACCtgatgaattgatgaaattgattgatttgttcattgatgatttgaaacagCCTAAATATTCCAGGCCTTTAATGATTACACAATTATCTCAGATATTCCAAAGGTTTTATGAGAGATTTGATAGATCTTGCCAACAACATTTTAATGCATTAGCCTCGCCTGGAAGTGTGAATGTTATGCTCAACGCGAGAGAAACGAGAAATAGTGGATTGAGTAGTATCTTCAACAGATCCAGAAGTAGTAGTTTTCGAAATAGCAGCATAAGAACAAGAACTAGAACTAATTCTGAACAGAATTATCAGCAATTGTTGACTCCAGAAGAAATATCCCATCAAATTAAGCTGCAAGAGGCtaataatatcaaaacGGACCAGATTATGGATTTGTGTGAATGcgaaatattcaagaaaatacTGCAAGTTGGCACTTGTGTCCCAAATCATCCAACAAGACAGGCGAAATCGACTAGTTCGAATGAATGGAAAATGACAAGCCTATTTCGTAATAATCCGGAGTTTATTGAGTTTGATAAGATGTTGAATACTAAATTGAACACGATGAAAGAGTTAAGCAGTTCGCGAATACTTGATTTACCAGCATTTTTAGCGTTAGAGTTGAAACATAAAGAAAGACTTGATATGGTAGGGTTATTATTTGATAAGATGTTACATGAGAATGTATCCCCTTGCGACAAGGTACATTGCCTAATAGTATTGCATGATAAGCTATTGGCTCTTGATCAAAATAACGCTGATGAGATACTTCCTTCGATGATATATCTCTTGATAACAAATCCTCGAAAAGAATTGTTTTTGAACCTCCAGTTCATCAAGCTTTTCAGATTCCATCGAAggttgaaagagaaagaattatatGTCACTACGAATTTTGAAGCCGCGATATCTTTCATTGACTCGTTGACAACTAAGGATATAATAACATATTGCCAACACACTGATGAATTAAAACTTCCGCATTTGGAGTCTATCAGTGAACAAGTGAAACTTCCTCTAGCGACAGAGGAGTCATTTATACCGGATTTCAAAAGGTCTAACTCTCTTTCTGATTTAATATCTGTTGGTAATGTTATTGATTCTGGTTTTAGAAACTTGATGGGTCGCATCAAAACTTATACCCCGCCACCgccaccaccaccaccgCATGTAGCACAGATACAGGTACCGCTACCAAGCATCGAGGTTACCGAGGGTCCTGCTACCGATTGGAGAAGGTACAAGGATTATAAATTCGAGGACTTGAAGGTTAGTGATATGCAAAGtatatttgatatatatcGTGATTTAGCtaataaaaataaataa
- a CDS encoding uncharacterized protein (similar to uniprot|Q02864 Saccharomyces cerevisiae YPL071C Hypothetical ORF), which produces MSSGFKMKRSRSPDPIGIDNYKKQRLIYDFENLSLAPRGTDGIKKHKIDSGLNSFKAVVNKRMWDVVERELSGSNKNDKIYERIFDHVRQFNSQVIKWYDWRSVVASLWVKWYQQHSPKLDEVDMNVETAADSRVDLAPNLMHRNDEFDHNADMDIDMDLDTDPYADADMDIELDE; this is translated from the coding sequence ATGTCATCAGGCttcaagatgaagaggTCAAGGAGTCCTGACCCGATAGGAATCGATAACTATAAGAAACAACGGCTAATATATGATTTCGAAAACCTATCGTTGGCTCCTAGGGGAACCGATGGGATAAAGAAACATAAAATTGATTCAGGGTTGAACTCATTCAAAGCAGTTGTAAATAAAAGGATGTGGGATGTAGTTGAACGCGAATTGAGTGgttcaaacaaaaatgaTAAGATATATGAAAGAATATTCGATCATGTACGACAGTTTAACTCGCAGGTAATAAAATGGTATGACTGGCGATCTGTGGTAGCAAGCTTGTGGGTAAAATGGTACCAACAGCATAGTCCAAAATTAGATGAAGTAGATATGAATGTTGAGACTGCAGCAGATTCCAGAGTTGATCTGGCACCGAATCTCATGCATAGAAATGATGAGTTTGATCACAATGCGGACATGGACATTGACATGGATCTCGATACAGATCCGTACGCGGATGCAGACATGGACATAGAGCTGGATGAATAG